Genomic segment of Aliarcobacter trophiarum LMG 25534:
TTTACTATCTTGTGATAAAATCATTTTAAATACAAAAAAACTCTCAAATACTATAGAGAATTTTTCAAACTTTTTTGAAAAAGATGATATGGCTTCTAGCTACTCTTTAGTTGAAATGGTTAATAATGTAATCCTCTTTTGTGAAACTATATTTGATGAGAACTCTATTAATTGTGAATTCACATATAGCGAGGATTTTATAATAAACTGTAGCCAAAGTGATTTTTCTGACTCTATTTTGAATATTTTAGACAACTCAATTTATGCACTAGTTAATAATAAAAATAAAGCAGACAGATATATTTTAATCAACTTTTCAAATAAAATCCTATCAATTAAAGATAGTGGAAATGGTATTGAGGAAGAACTTATAATGAAAATATTTGAACCATATTTTAGTACAAAACATCAATCTTTTGGTCTAGGATTGGGTCTTTTCACAGTGAATGAATTTTTTGTAAGAAATCTCAATTTTAAAATTGAATTAAAAAATGAAGAGTTTGAATTTAAAAATAAAAAACTAAAAGGTTTAAATATTATTATAAATTTTAATTAAACTTTTATTTTATCTTTTTTAGGTAAAATGCACGGATTATTGAAAAAAGGATTGTTTATATGCAAGATATTGAAGTTTTCGATTTAGTTATTATTCTTATTACATTATTACTTGGTTTAAAAGGACTTTTTAGAGGTTTAATAAAAGAGGTATTTGGAATAATTGGTATTATTGGTGCTATTTTTGTAGCATCAAGAATTTCAACAGAAGTTGGTGGACTTTTGGCACCAGTTCTTGTAATAGAAAACCAATCAACAATTAAATTAATAGGTTTTGTAGTATCTTTAATTGCTGTTTGGCTGATTGTTTATAGTGCTGGAGTTGTTGTTAGCAAAATATTTAGTGCTAGTGGATTGGGAATTATTGATAGAATTTTTGGTTTTATCTTTGGAATGTTAAAAATATTCCTTATATTTTCTGTTATTGCATATTCATTAAATCAAGTAGCTTCATTTAAAAAAGTAATTGATGAGAAATTTAGCAACTCTGTTATGATGCCACATTTACTAAGTATTGGTTCATACATAATAAAATTTGATACAACAGCAATTGTAAATACTATTGACAAAACTATTCAAAATGCAACTGACAGTTCTATTTCAATACAAAATAGCATTGATGAAACAAAACAGAGTATAGAACCAGCATTAAATGATATAAAAGAGAATGTAGAGCAACTTGACAATCTAAAAGAAGATTTAGATAGTACAAAAGATAAGTTAGAAGATATTAGAAATAAAGATGAATAAGGATTTAAAAATTGTTTGAAAATAAATATATACAACAAAGAATAGAAAAAGCTCAAAATTTACGAGATTTAGGAATAAATCCATATGCGAATGAGACAAAAAGAGAGCTAAGCATAAAAGAGTATTTTACAAAAAATGAAGATGTTTTTAATCTTGAAACAAAAAGAGATGAGAGTAGAAATTTTACAATAGCTGGAAGAATTAAGTTTTTTAGACTTATGGGAAAAGCTAGTTTCCTTAAACTTGAAGATGAAAGTGGAATGCTTCAAGTTTATGTTGCAAGAGATAATTTGGAAGAGAACTTTTATAATGATATTTTCAAAAAATATATTGAAGTTGGAGATATTGTTGAAGTTAGTGGTTATCCATTTGTAACTGGTCAAGGTGAGCTTTCACTTCATGTTGATAGTTTGAAAATTCTTACAAAAGCTATCTCTCCACTTCCTGAAAAATTTCATGGAATACAAGATAAAGAGCTAAGATATAGACAAAGATACTTAGATTTAATTATGAATAGTAGTGTTAGAGATACTTTTCATACAAGAAGTAAAGTTATAAGTTTAACAAGAAGATTTTTTGAAAATAAAGGCTTCTTAGAAGTTGAAACGCCTATGATGCACCCAATTGCTGGTGGAGCAAATGCAAAACCATTTGTTACTCATCACAATGCATTAGGAATTGATAGATTTTTAAGAATTGCTCCTGAATTATATTTAAAAAGATTAATTGTTGGTGGATTTGAAGCAGTTTTTGAAATAAATAGAAATTTTAGAAATGAAGGTATGGATGCAACACATAATCCTGAATTTACTTCTATTGAGTTTTATTGGGCATATAAAACTTATGAAGATTTAATTGAGCTTACTAAAGAGTATTTTGCATATCTATTTGAAAACTTAAATCTTCCTACAGTTTTACCTTATGGAGAGCTTGAAGTTGATTATAGTAAGTTTACACAAATACCACTAATTCAATCTTTATATGAAATTGGTGGTGTTCCAAAAGATATAGTTGAGGATAAAGAAAAAATTTTAGAATTTTTAAAAGCAAGTAAACTTGAAGCAAATAATAAACTAAATCTAGGTCAACTTCAAGGTCAACTTTTTGATGAATTTGTAGAAAATAAACTTATTAATCCAACATTTATAACAGAGTATCCAGTAGAAATCTCACCACTTGCTAGAAGAAGTGATGAAAAACCTCACTTAACAGATAGATTTGAGCTATTTATAGCTGGACGAGAAATTGCAAATGCTTTTAGTGAGTTAAATGATCCAATTGACCAACTTCAAAGATTTGAAGGACAAATGGCAGCAAAAGATAGTGGAGATGATGAAGCACAC
This window contains:
- a CDS encoding CvpA family protein; the encoded protein is MQDIEVFDLVIILITLLLGLKGLFRGLIKEVFGIIGIIGAIFVASRISTEVGGLLAPVLVIENQSTIKLIGFVVSLIAVWLIVYSAGVVVSKIFSASGLGIIDRIFGFIFGMLKIFLIFSVIAYSLNQVASFKKVIDEKFSNSVMMPHLLSIGSYIIKFDTTAIVNTIDKTIQNATDSSISIQNSIDETKQSIEPALNDIKENVEQLDNLKEDLDSTKDKLEDIRNKDE
- the lysS gene encoding lysine--tRNA ligase, whose protein sequence is MFENKYIQQRIEKAQNLRDLGINPYANETKRELSIKEYFTKNEDVFNLETKRDESRNFTIAGRIKFFRLMGKASFLKLEDESGMLQVYVARDNLEENFYNDIFKKYIEVGDIVEVSGYPFVTGQGELSLHVDSLKILTKAISPLPEKFHGIQDKELRYRQRYLDLIMNSSVRDTFHTRSKVISLTRRFFENKGFLEVETPMMHPIAGGANAKPFVTHHNALGIDRFLRIAPELYLKRLIVGGFEAVFEINRNFRNEGMDATHNPEFTSIEFYWAYKTYEDLIELTKEYFAYLFENLNLPTVLPYGELEVDYSKFTQIPLIQSLYEIGGVPKDIVEDKEKILEFLKASKLEANNKLNLGQLQGQLFDEFVENKLINPTFITEYPVEISPLARRSDEKPHLTDRFELFIAGREIANAFSELNDPIDQLQRFEGQMAAKDSGDDEAHEMDEDFVNALSYGMAPTAGQGIGIDRLVMMLTNQHSIRDVLLFPAMKPVKQDFDLLLDETEEK